In Fusobacteria bacterium ZRK30, the DNA window AGATGTGGCAGAAGGGGATACAGTGATGGTAAGTGTTGTTGAAGAAATTTTAACTTTTAAAGTTCTCAAAAAAGATAAAATTTCTTCTTAAAAATTTAAATTAATGATTCTACAGCAAATATAGGGTTTAAATTTATACAAATTAAATTGTATATTATAGAAATATGATCATCAGGGTATGAAAAAAACTTTTCCTTTTAATGTTTTTTCTTGCAGGAAATTTTATTTTAGAAATTATTACCCCTGTCAATAAAATAAATATTCCCAGAATATTTATAGGATAAAGGTACTCTTTTAAGAAAAAATGACCTATAACAGCAGCAGTAGGAAGTTCTACTAAAGATACAATAGCTGCCTTTGTAGGGCTGATAAATTGGAGTGCTTTAGTATAAAAAACATAAGCTAAAATAGTGGAAATAATACCTAACATGAGAGAAAAGCCTATCATTTCAAAGCTTAATGCTTTTATTAAAATTTTTATATCCAACATAGGGACTACAAAAACAGCCCCAATCAAGAAACTATATATGAGAATTCCTAAAGAGTTGGAACCTTTAGGGATTCTTTTACTTAATATAGGAAAAAAACCATAGGACAACCCCGAGATTGCCCCCATAAGAAGGCCAAATCCATTTGTATTTAAAACTGATATATCTCCCCCTGTGACAATTAAAAATGCTCCATAAAATCCCAGAGTTAAGGATATCCCTTTAAATAAAGTTATTTTCTCATTAAAAAATATCCTGGATAGGAGAGCTGTAAAAAGCGGACCTGTACATGACATTATTACACCAACAGTTACAGAGGTCCTCACAATGCACTGATACATTCCTATCCCCATTATGCCCTGACTTATTATTCCAATTAAAAGAGCATGTTTAATACTTTCTTTTTTTATCTTTAATTTTTCTTTATCTCTGACCATATAAAAAATAAACATGGGAAGAAATGCAGAAAATAATCTTAAAAATGTTATTTCAAAGGGGCCGACTCCTGTTTGTCCCAAATAATATGATATGATCCCAATAGTTCCCCAAGTTATCCCCGCTAAAAATGCAAACCCATAACCCTTCTCTTCCATCTTAAATTTCCTCCCATCTCCTTTATAGCTTTTTATTCTCTATTTCAGAAAAGTAAAAATATTATTTTGATATAATATATAGCCTTATTTTTAAAAAATAAAATAATTTAATTTAGATTATATAACATCTTTAGAGATTTAGATAGCAGTATGACAATAAATATTTAAATTTGGCTTTTTTATTAAATTATAAAAACCAATGATAATTAATGAAGGGTCTTAAGTTTTATTTTTACTCCGTAAAGAACACTCCTATACAAAACAAATTTTAGACATTGTAACTAGATGCAATCGGTCAGACTTTTCCTTCGACATTCCAATGTTGTTATAAATTACACAATCTTCTACTATATATATATGTAACTTTAGTTACCGGCTTAGAAATCTTAATTTTTCTTTTCAATCCTTATTATGTTATAATTTATAAAAATAACTATATGGGGTGATTATCATAAAATATGAAATTATAATATTTGATGCAGACGAAACTTTATTTGACTTTAAAAAATCCGAAAAGAAAGCTTTTGAAAGTACTATCATTGATTTTGGCATAGAATACGAGGAGAATTACCACTTTAAAATATATAAGGAAATAAATACAGCCATCTGGAAGGAGCTTGAGGATGGACTTATCACACAGAAAAAATTAAAAACAGAAAGATTTAAACGGTTATCAAAAAAATTAAATATTCAATTTAATGAAGTTGACTTTGCAAAATTATTTATGAAATACCTGTCACAGGCATCTTTTTTATATGAGGAGAGTGAGGAGCTTGTTAAAAACTTAACTAAAAACTACAGACTCACTATCATTACAAATGGTCTTAGTGCAGTCCAGGATAATAGGATAAAAAAATCTATCATTGCCGAATATTTTGAGGATATAGTAGTTTCTGAAGAGATTGGTATATCCAAGCCAAATCCGGAAATATTTCAACATGCTTTAAATAATATTAACTATACCGATAAAAATAAGGTATTAATCGTTGGAGACAGCCTGACATCTGACATCCAGGGTGGAATAAATTTTGGCATAGATACATGCTGGTTTAACCCAACAATGAACTTAAACAATGTAGGGATAGAACCGACCTACGTTATCTCTGATTTAATGGAACTAAAAGATATATTAAAAAAATAAATTTATAAAAAAAAGCTTTTTTCAACTGGATTTATCCAGATGACAGAAAGCTTTTTTTATTTTGCAATCCCCTGTGATAATAAGTATGCAAAGACTTTTATTTCTAAAAATAAACTTAAAAAAAATCACTGCCTATACCAACTAATAAGACAAAAAGTTTTCAAATAAAACATAATCGTAGTTGACAAATTTATTTTCATGGTATATAACAGAAAGTAGAAATATTAAAATTCGACTAATATTCACTCTTATTTTCGTTCTTACCGATCTATTATGAAACAAAAAGAGTCGTTTTAGT includes these proteins:
- a CDS encoding YjjG family noncanonical pyrimidine nucleotidase, which gives rise to MKYEIIIFDADETLFDFKKSEKKAFESTIIDFGIEYEENYHFKIYKEINTAIWKELEDGLITQKKLKTERFKRLSKKLNIQFNEVDFAKLFMKYLSQASFLYEESEELVKNLTKNYRLTIITNGLSAVQDNRIKKSIIAEYFEDIVVSEEIGISKPNPEIFQHALNNINYTDKNKVLIVGDSLTSDIQGGINFGIDTCWFNPTMNLNNVGIEPTYVISDLMELKDILKK
- a CDS encoding DMT family transporter, whose amino-acid sequence is MEEKGYGFAFLAGITWGTIGIISYYLGQTGVGPFEITFLRLFSAFLPMFIFYMVRDKEKLKIKKESIKHALLIGIISQGIMGIGMYQCIVRTSVTVGVIMSCTGPLFTALLSRIFFNEKITLFKGISLTLGFYGAFLIVTGGDISVLNTNGFGLLMGAISGLSYGFFPILSKRIPKGSNSLGILIYSFLIGAVFVVPMLDIKILIKALSFEMIGFSLMLGIISTILAYVFYTKALQFISPTKAAIVSLVELPTAAVIGHFFLKEYLYPINILGIFILLTGVIISKIKFPARKNIKRKSFFHTLMIIFL